The following are encoded in a window of Flavobacteriales bacterium genomic DNA:
- the carB gene encoding carbamoyl-phosphate synthase large subunit has protein sequence MPKDPSIKSVLLIGSGPIIIGQACEFDYSGSQAARSLRNEGLEVTLINSNPATIMTDPVTADNVYLLPLTPQSIEEILKKHKIDAVLPTVGGQTALNLGIECEKLGIWKEHGVRMIGVDTKAIDVTEDREKFRLLMESIGVPMAPSKTVTSFLEGKKVAQEFGFPLVIRASYTLGGAGASFVKDPAEFDKLLKHGLQISPIHEVMIDKALLGWKEYELELLRDKDDNVTIICSIENFDPMGIHTGDSITVAPAMTLSDRTYQRMRTEAIKMMRAIGDFAGGCNVQFAVSPDEKEEIYAIEINPRVSRSSALASKATGYPIAKIASKLAIGYRLDELENPITGTSAFFEPTLDYVIVKVPRWNFDKFEGSDRRLGVQMKSVGETMGIGRSFQEALQKACQSLEIKRNGLGADGKETTDPNVLLESLANPSWHRLFHVYDAIKLGIPFAKIHDLTKIDIWFLKQIEDMIKTEKEVEKYTLDTIPRDLLFEAKQKGYADRQVAHLLGCLESQVYKKRNELGIKRVYKLVDTCAGEFPAKTPYYYSTFEEENESVRSDRKKIVVLGSGPNRIGQGIEFDYCCVHGVLAAKELGYETIMINCNPETVSTDFDTADKLYFEPVFWEHIYDIILHEQPEGVIVQLGGQTALKLAEKLEKYGIKIIGTSYAALDMAEDRERFSSLLRDLNIPYPKFGAVRTAEEAIALSRELGFPLLVRPSYVLGGQKMKIVINEEELVDQVLDILRLMPDNKILIDHFLDGAIEAESDSICDGEMVRIIGIMEHIEPAGIHSGDSNAVLPPFDLSEKVIQQIREHTHKIALALHTVGLVNIQFAIKDEVVYVIEANPRASRTVPFIAKAYGEPYVNWATKVMLGAKLKDFQFKPRLDGYAIKVPVFSFDKFPNVDKSLGPEMKSTGEAIYFIKDLKDPFFRQVYGERSMYLSR, from the coding sequence ATGCCCAAAGACCCCAGCATCAAGTCGGTCCTGCTCATCGGCAGTGGACCGATCATCATCGGCCAAGCGTGTGAGTTCGATTACTCCGGCAGCCAGGCAGCACGTTCCCTCCGCAATGAAGGCCTCGAGGTCACGCTGATCAACAGCAACCCGGCCACCATCATGACCGATCCGGTCACGGCGGACAACGTGTACCTGTTGCCGCTGACGCCCCAGAGCATCGAGGAGATCCTGAAGAAGCACAAGATCGACGCGGTGCTGCCCACGGTGGGCGGCCAAACGGCGCTGAACCTGGGCATCGAGTGTGAGAAACTCGGCATCTGGAAGGAGCATGGTGTGCGCATGATCGGCGTCGACACCAAGGCCATCGACGTCACCGAGGACCGCGAGAAGTTCCGCCTGCTTATGGAAAGCATCGGCGTACCCATGGCGCCCAGCAAGACCGTGACCAGCTTCCTCGAAGGCAAGAAGGTGGCGCAGGAGTTCGGCTTCCCGCTGGTGATCCGCGCCAGCTACACCCTGGGTGGTGCGGGTGCCAGCTTCGTGAAAGACCCCGCCGAGTTCGACAAGCTGCTGAAGCACGGCCTGCAGATCAGCCCCATCCACGAGGTGATGATCGACAAGGCGCTGCTCGGCTGGAAGGAGTACGAGTTGGAGCTGCTGCGCGACAAGGACGACAACGTCACCATCATCTGCTCCATCGAGAACTTCGATCCGATGGGCATCCACACCGGCGACAGCATCACCGTGGCGCCGGCCATGACCCTCAGCGATCGCACCTACCAGCGCATGCGCACCGAGGCCATCAAGATGATGCGCGCCATCGGCGACTTCGCGGGCGGTTGCAACGTGCAGTTCGCGGTGAGCCCCGATGAGAAGGAGGAGATCTACGCCATCGAGATCAACCCCCGTGTAAGCCGTAGTTCCGCGCTCGCCTCCAAGGCCACGGGCTACCCCATCGCCAAGATCGCCAGCAAGCTCGCCATCGGCTACCGTCTTGATGAACTGGAGAACCCCATCACCGGCACCAGCGCCTTCTTCGAGCCCACGCTCGATTACGTGATCGTGAAGGTGCCGCGCTGGAACTTCGACAAGTTCGAGGGCAGCGACCGCCGCCTCGGCGTGCAGATGAAGAGCGTCGGCGAGACGATGGGTATCGGCCGCAGCTTCCAGGAAGCGCTGCAGAAAGCCTGTCAGAGTTTGGAGATCAAGCGCAACGGACTGGGTGCAGACGGCAAGGAGACCACCGACCCCAACGTGCTGCTCGAAAGCCTCGCCAATCCCAGCTGGCACCGGCTCTTCCACGTGTACGATGCGATCAAGCTCGGTATCCCCTTCGCCAAGATCCACGACCTCACCAAGATCGACATCTGGTTCCTCAAGCAGATCGAGGACATGATCAAGACCGAGAAGGAGGTGGAGAAGTACACGCTCGACACCATTCCCCGCGACCTGCTCTTCGAGGCCAAGCAGAAGGGCTACGCCGACCGCCAGGTGGCGCACCTGCTCGGCTGCCTGGAGAGCCAGGTGTACAAGAAGCGGAACGAGCTCGGCATCAAGCGCGTGTACAAACTGGTGGACACCTGCGCCGGTGAGTTCCCCGCGAAGACGCCCTACTACTACAGCACGTTTGAGGAGGAGAACGAGAGCGTGCGCAGCGACCGCAAGAAGATCGTGGTGCTCGGCAGTGGCCCCAACCGCATCGGCCAGGGCATCGAGTTCGATTACTGCTGCGTGCATGGCGTACTCGCGGCCAAGGAGCTGGGCTACGAGACCATCATGATCAATTGCAACCCGGAGACCGTGAGCACGGACTTCGACACGGCCGACAAGCTCTACTTCGAGCCGGTGTTCTGGGAGCACATCTACGACATCATCCTGCACGAACAGCCCGAGGGCGTCATCGTGCAGCTCGGCGGGCAGACCGCGCTGAAGCTCGCCGAGAAACTGGAGAAGTACGGCATCAAGATCATCGGCACCAGCTACGCCGCGCTGGACATGGCCGAGGACCGCGAGCGCTTCAGCTCATTGCTGCGCGACCTCAACATCCCATACCCGAAGTTCGGCGCGGTGCGCACTGCGGAGGAGGCCATCGCCCTTTCGCGCGAGCTCGGTTTCCCCCTGCTGGTGCGCCCCAGCTACGTGCTCGGCGGCCAGAAGATGAAGATCGTGATCAACGAGGAGGAGCTCGTGGACCAGGTGCTCGACATCCTGCGCCTGATGCCCGACAACAAGATCCTCATCGACCACTTCCTCGACGGCGCCATCGAGGCGGAGAGCGATTCCATCTGCGACGGTGAGATGGTGCGCATCATCGGCATCATGGAGCACATCGAGCCGGCGGGCATCCACAGCGGCGACAGCAACGCGGTGCTCCCGCCCTTCGACCTCAGCGAGAAGGTGATCCAGCAGATCCGGGAGCACACGCACAAGATCGCGCTGGCCCTGCACACCGTGGGCCTGGTGAACATCCAGTTCGCCATCAAGGACGAGGTGGTGTACGTGATCGAGGCCAACCCCCGCGCCAGCCGCACCGTGCCCTTCATCGCCAAGGCCTACGGCGAGCCCTACGTGAACTGGGCCACCAAGGTGATGCTCGGCGCCAAGCTCAAGGACTTCCAATTCAAGCCGCGGCTAGATGGCTACGCGATCAAGGTACCCGTCTTCAGCTTCGACAAGTTCCCGAACGTCGATAAGTCACTTGGGCCTGAGATGAAGTCGACCGGTGAGGCGATCTACTTCATCAAGGACCTGAAGGATCCGTTCTTCAGGCAGGTGTATGGGGAGAGGAGTATGTACTTGAGTAGGTAG
- a CDS encoding transposase — protein sequence MDCTDAQWEAVKDLLSPIQERTETRGRKPLDAREVFNGVLWICRTGARWQDLPPRYPPYQSCHRYFQRWCQQGVWDKVLWALAQDLKRRGKIDITECFIDGTFSSAKKGGSISARLSEVKAPRSWSSQTLLVFLSPYGPSEPAPTK from the coding sequence ATGGACTGCACGGACGCCCAGTGGGAAGCGGTCAAGGACCTGCTCTCACCTATTCAAGAGAGGACCGAGACGCGTGGCAGGAAGCCACTGGATGCTCGGGAGGTGTTCAATGGGGTATTATGGATCTGCCGGACAGGAGCCAGATGGCAGGATCTTCCACCGCGCTACCCTCCTTACCAGTCGTGCCATCGGTACTTCCAGCGCTGGTGTCAGCAGGGCGTATGGGACAAGGTGCTGTGGGCCTTGGCGCAGGACCTCAAACGAAGAGGGAAGATCGACATCACAGAATGCTTCATCGATGGCACCTTCTCCAGTGCCAAAAAAGGGGGCTCCATATCGGCCCGACTAAGCGAGGTAAAGGCACCAAGATCATGGTCGTCACAGACGCTGCTGGTCTTCCTATCGCCGTACGGACCTTCGGAGCCAGCACCCACGAAGTGA
- a CDS encoding IS5 family transposase yields MVVTDAAGLPIAVRTFGASTHEVKLVTQTLAARFMEELPQVLIGDKAYDSDQLDRKLKRRKVRMIAPNRAGRSKSQDGRELRRYKRRWKVERCFAWLNNFRRTVVRYEYHSINFLGFVQLACAMILMRKLF; encoded by the coding sequence ATGGTCGTCACAGACGCTGCTGGTCTTCCTATCGCCGTACGGACCTTCGGAGCCAGCACCCACGAAGTGAAGCTCGTGACCCAAACGCTGGCCGCGCGTTTCATGGAAGAATTGCCCCAAGTGCTCATCGGCGACAAGGCCTACGATAGCGATCAGCTCGATCGCAAGCTCAAGCGCAGGAAGGTCCGCATGATCGCACCGAACCGCGCAGGGCGTTCAAAATCCCAAGATGGAAGGGAGCTTCGCAGATACAAGCGGAGATGGAAGGTGGAGCGATGCTTCGCCTGGCTCAACAACTTCAGGCGTACTGTGGTCCGCTACGAGTATCACAGCATCAACTTCCTGGGCTTCGTCCAGCTCGCTTGTGCCATGATCCTCATGCGCAAACTATTTTGA
- a CDS encoding T9SS type A sorting domain-containing protein, with protein sequence MKTYPPRLSHTGNVPWTAVLVLASTSLLGGPGHAQTLTAEFTGAGYTMLDLGSITDLPTNYGGLTIRSDQPNTLYIGGAANQITGAVYAVPLVRDAVTNSIIGFAGPATHFVDAPYIDGGLTFTPGGTLLFTQYPINAMGQILPDQTYVSSALTPLGVISSVGSHAFVPNGFPGAGDLIVASYNQWALYDLPNTIDANGMYTFSAPTAQVDVSGTASGPEGIAYVPPGSAAFIGPSMVISAYGLGKVVAYEVDANGMPVTSSARDMVTGLTGAEGAWIDPVTGDFLFSTFGGGSRVIRVSGFEAPSGIAPTDNEQASFTVHPNPSQGQFQLSFSDAGGVVQVEVVDPLGATVHHAAIANGPQHTIDLSGHAAGVYAIRVRRDGTEQVKRVVLE encoded by the coding sequence ATGAAAACATATCCACCCCGCCTGTCGCACACCGGAAATGTGCCATGGACAGCTGTCCTGGTCCTTGCGTCCACATCGTTGTTGGGCGGCCCTGGCCATGCCCAGACCCTCACCGCCGAGTTCACCGGCGCCGGCTACACCATGCTGGACCTCGGCAGCATCACCGACCTGCCAACGAACTATGGCGGCCTGACCATCCGTTCCGACCAGCCCAACACCCTCTACATTGGCGGTGCGGCGAACCAGATCACCGGCGCCGTCTATGCGGTCCCACTCGTGCGCGATGCTGTCACGAACAGCATCATTGGCTTCGCGGGTCCGGCCACCCACTTCGTGGACGCCCCTTACATCGATGGCGGCCTCACCTTCACCCCTGGCGGCACGTTGCTCTTCACCCAATACCCCATCAATGCCATGGGGCAGATCCTTCCCGATCAAACCTACGTGAGCAGTGCACTTACGCCCCTTGGGGTCATTTCCTCGGTGGGCAGCCACGCCTTCGTGCCCAATGGGTTCCCTGGCGCCGGCGACCTGATCGTCGCCTCGTACAACCAATGGGCGCTATACGACCTGCCGAACACCATCGACGCCAATGGCATGTATACGTTCTCCGCGCCCACCGCCCAGGTCGATGTGAGCGGGACCGCTTCGGGACCCGAGGGCATCGCATACGTGCCACCCGGCTCCGCGGCATTCATCGGCCCATCCATGGTCATTTCCGCCTATGGCTTGGGCAAGGTGGTGGCCTATGAAGTGGATGCCAACGGGATGCCCGTCACCTCCTCGGCGCGCGACATGGTCACCGGCCTCACCGGCGCCGAAGGCGCATGGATCGACCCCGTCACCGGCGATTTCCTGTTCTCCACATTCGGCGGTGGCAGCCGCGTGATCCGTGTCTCCGGATTCGAGGCGCCCTCGGGCATCGCGCCCACCGACAACGAACAGGCGTCGTTCACCGTCCATCCGAACCCTTCCCAAGGCCAGTTCCAACTTTCCTTCTCCGATGCCGGCGGGGTGGTCCAGGTGGAGGTCGTCGACCCACTGGGCGCCACGGTGCATCATGCGGCGATCGCCAACGGCCCGCAGCACACGATCGACCTGAGCGGACATGCGGCGGGTGTCTACGCCATCCGGGTGCGGCGCGATGGAACGGAGCAGGTGAAGCGCGTGGTGCTGGAGTGA
- the katG gene encoding catalase/peroxidase HPI — MAHETKPETVASQNGNGKCPVLHGAMRHPVAGRGMRNRDWWPEQLNLSILHQHQPVSDPMDPDFNYREAFSKLDLKAVKADLTKVMTDSQEWWPADWGHYGGLMIRMAWHAAGTYRTADGRGGAGTGNQRFAPLNSWPDNGNLDKARRLLWPIKQKYGNSLSWADLFILAGNVALESMGFKTFGFGGGREDIFAPEEDIYWGAEAEWLATSDKPNSRYTGNRELEAPLAAVQMGLIYVNPQGPDGNPDPVASGRDVRETFKRMAMNDEETVALTAGGHTFGKMHGAGPDSHVGPAPEGAPIEAQGFGWLSTYGSGKGGDAITSGLEGAWKPNPTKWDNGYFDMLFGYEWELTKSPAGAHQWVAKDCRPEHMIPDAHDPNKKHPPMMTTADLSLRFDPIYEPISRRFHKDPQAFADAFARAWFKLTHRDMGPKALYLGPEVPKEDLIWQDPIPAGTKLADSDMAALKSSILASGLSVSELVATAWASASTFRGSDKRGGANGARVRLAPQKFWAVNDPAQLGKVLGTLEKIQAEFNSGGKKVSMADLIVLGGSAAVEKAARNAGFNITVPFNSGRGDASQEQTDVESFSVMEPQADGFRNYLKKTYSVPPEEMLIDRAQLLTLSAPEMTVLLGGLRVLGANTGGSKHGVFTDRVGQLTNDFFVNLLDMRNAWAPKSGEEGIYGSHDRKTGDRKWTGTRVDLVFGSNSQLRAIAEVYAQADAKEKFVRDFVKAWVKVMELDRYDLRK; from the coding sequence ATGGCACACGAAACCAAACCCGAGACCGTCGCCAGCCAGAATGGCAACGGCAAATGCCCTGTGCTCCACGGGGCCATGCGACACCCTGTGGCGGGCCGAGGCATGCGCAACCGAGACTGGTGGCCCGAGCAATTGAACCTGAGCATCCTGCACCAACACCAGCCCGTGTCCGATCCCATGGACCCGGACTTCAACTACCGCGAGGCCTTCTCCAAGCTGGACCTGAAGGCGGTGAAGGCGGATCTCACGAAAGTGATGACCGACTCGCAGGAGTGGTGGCCCGCCGACTGGGGCCACTACGGCGGCCTGATGATCCGCATGGCCTGGCACGCAGCGGGCACCTACCGTACGGCGGACGGCCGTGGCGGTGCCGGCACTGGGAATCAGCGCTTCGCCCCGCTGAACAGCTGGCCCGACAACGGCAACCTGGACAAGGCGCGCCGCCTGCTCTGGCCCATCAAGCAGAAGTACGGCAACAGCCTTAGCTGGGCAGACCTCTTCATCTTGGCCGGCAACGTGGCGCTGGAGAGCATGGGCTTCAAGACCTTCGGTTTCGGTGGTGGACGCGAGGACATCTTCGCTCCCGAGGAGGACATCTACTGGGGTGCCGAGGCCGAGTGGCTCGCCACCAGCGACAAGCCCAACAGCCGCTACACCGGCAACCGTGAGTTGGAGGCGCCCCTCGCCGCCGTGCAGATGGGCCTGATCTACGTGAATCCGCAGGGCCCCGACGGCAATCCCGACCCCGTGGCCAGCGGCCGCGATGTGCGCGAGACCTTCAAGCGCATGGCCATGAACGACGAGGAGACCGTGGCGCTCACCGCCGGTGGACACACCTTCGGCAAGATGCACGGTGCCGGTCCTGATTCGCATGTGGGTCCCGCTCCGGAAGGCGCACCCATCGAAGCGCAGGGTTTCGGATGGCTCAGCACGTACGGCAGCGGAAAGGGTGGCGATGCCATCACCAGCGGTCTCGAAGGCGCTTGGAAGCCGAACCCCACGAAATGGGACAACGGCTACTTCGACATGCTCTTCGGCTACGAATGGGAATTGACCAAGAGCCCTGCCGGTGCGCATCAATGGGTGGCCAAGGATTGCAGGCCGGAGCACATGATCCCGGACGCGCACGACCCCAACAAGAAGCATCCGCCGATGATGACCACGGCCGACCTTTCGTTGCGCTTCGACCCGATCTACGAACCGATCTCGCGCCGCTTCCACAAGGACCCGCAGGCCTTCGCCGACGCCTTCGCCCGCGCCTGGTTCAAGCTCACGCACCGCGACATGGGGCCCAAGGCCCTGTACCTGGGCCCTGAAGTGCCCAAGGAGGACCTGATCTGGCAAGACCCCATACCTGCCGGGACCAAGCTCGCCGATAGCGATATGGCCGCGCTGAAGAGCAGCATCCTCGCGAGCGGTCTGAGCGTGAGCGAACTCGTCGCCACAGCCTGGGCCTCGGCCTCCACCTTCCGCGGTAGCGACAAGCGCGGTGGCGCCAACGGTGCGCGCGTGCGGCTCGCTCCCCAGAAGTTCTGGGCGGTGAACGATCCCGCGCAGCTGGGCAAGGTGCTCGGCACGCTGGAGAAGATCCAGGCTGAATTCAACTCAGGTGGGAAGAAGGTCTCAATGGCCGATCTGATCGTGCTGGGTGGCAGCGCTGCGGTGGAGAAGGCCGCCAGGAATGCGGGCTTCAACATCACGGTGCCCTTCAACTCGGGCCGTGGCGACGCCAGCCAGGAGCAGACCGATGTGGAGAGTTTCTCCGTGATGGAGCCGCAGGCCGATGGATTCCGCAACTACCTGAAGAAGACCTACAGCGTGCCCCCCGAGGAGATGCTGATCGACCGTGCACAACTGCTCACCCTGAGCGCGCCGGAGATGACGGTGCTCCTGGGTGGCCTCCGCGTGCTGGGTGCGAATACCGGCGGCAGCAAACACGGTGTGTTCACCGATCGGGTGGGCCAGCTCACCAACGATTTCTTCGTGAACCTGCTCGACATGCGCAACGCTTGGGCCCCAAAGAGCGGTGAGGAGGGCATCTACGGAAGCCACGACCGCAAGACCGGCGACCGCAAGTGGACGGGCACCCGCGTGGACCTGGTCTTCGGCAGCAACTCCCAGCTGCGCGCCATCGCCGAGGTCTATGCACAGGCCGATGCGAAGGAGAAGTTCGTGAGGGACTTCGTGAAGGCCTGGGTGAAGGTGATGGAGTTGGACCGCTACGACCTGAGGAAGTAA
- a CDS encoding AraC family transcriptional regulator, giving the protein MFATIHIIRKIVHGAVARGASLDALCHTIGLTPQELNAMDQLFHGVDPVVALWTKAQEATQDELLGLHIGEEVTPTVAGLTGYLMNTSPNMRDGFMRFAEYQRQVTGWIHHEVVATTNSFMLTTRVEPQLLHLPGHVLRHVTNMGLVAYTRLPGMLTGLPILPKRVEIAYTGQRYLEECRRVLRCPVTLSEDMNRVHFDPADMERPLLTHDRSLHAMFTSLLRTHEREARDRERFSDKVKSALLSDFQGQTPGLTVMAAHLNMSARTLQRKLEEEEVSYRALTQEVRREFAEDLLRNSTYTLAHIADLLGFADASSFNVAFKQWTGTTPGSLRRTDSGPASA; this is encoded by the coding sequence ATGTTCGCCACCATCCACATCATCCGCAAGATCGTCCATGGCGCCGTGGCACGCGGCGCCTCGCTCGATGCGCTATGCCACACCATCGGCCTTACGCCCCAGGAGCTCAATGCCATGGACCAATTGTTCCACGGCGTGGACCCCGTGGTGGCCCTGTGGACCAAGGCGCAGGAGGCCACACAGGACGAACTCCTGGGGCTGCACATCGGCGAGGAGGTCACGCCCACCGTGGCCGGGCTCACCGGATACCTGATGAACACCAGCCCGAACATGCGCGATGGGTTCATGCGTTTCGCCGAATATCAGCGGCAGGTGACCGGATGGATCCACCACGAGGTGGTGGCCACAACCAACAGCTTCATGCTCACCACCCGGGTGGAACCGCAGCTGCTGCACCTGCCCGGCCATGTGCTGCGGCATGTGACGAACATGGGTCTGGTCGCTTACACCCGGCTGCCCGGCATGCTCACCGGCCTGCCCATCCTTCCGAAACGTGTGGAGATCGCCTACACCGGGCAACGTTACCTGGAGGAGTGCCGGAGGGTGCTGCGCTGCCCGGTCACGCTTTCGGAGGACATGAACCGTGTGCATTTCGACCCGGCGGACATGGAACGGCCGCTGCTTACGCACGATCGCTCCCTCCATGCCATGTTCACCAGCCTGCTGCGAACGCATGAGCGGGAGGCCCGCGATCGTGAACGGTTTTCGGACAAGGTGAAATCGGCCCTGCTGAGCGACTTCCAAGGCCAGACACCGGGGTTGACGGTGATGGCCGCCCACCTGAACATGAGCGCACGCACCCTGCAGCGCAAACTGGAGGAAGAGGAAGTGAGCTACCGGGCGCTGACCCAGGAAGTGCGCAGGGAGTTCGCCGAGGACCTGCTGAGGAACTCCACTTACACATTGGCGCACATCGCCGACCTGTTGGGCTTCGCCGATGCCAGTTCCTTCAATGTGGCCTTCAAGCAATGGACCGGCACGACACCAGGCAGCTTGAGACGAACCGATAGCGGCCCTGCCAGCGCCTGA
- a CDS encoding cupin domain-containing protein has translation MARIGQTLSHPITGETITWLETAATTAGRHLRFRLDVEPGGYASVEHIHPEQDERFEILEGSMELLLNGERRMLHPGDVALVPKGAPHQWWNVSKERELSFHVTFTPALNTETMFEQVWGLAAQGKCTPDGGPRLMDALVMMNVYKVYLTAAPLWLQKFLSAMAGSIAPLFGFRKFHPRLSPDGPAGVAV, from the coding sequence ATGGCACGCATCGGACAGACCCTTTCGCACCCCATCACCGGGGAGACCATCACCTGGTTGGAGACCGCCGCTACCACCGCAGGCCGGCATTTGCGGTTCAGGTTGGACGTGGAACCCGGCGGATACGCTTCGGTGGAGCATATCCACCCGGAGCAGGACGAACGCTTTGAGATCCTCGAGGGCAGCATGGAGTTATTGTTGAACGGTGAGCGGCGCATGCTGCATCCCGGTGATGTGGCGCTGGTGCCCAAGGGCGCGCCCCATCAGTGGTGGAACGTTTCCAAGGAGCGGGAACTCTCGTTCCATGTCACCTTCACCCCGGCGTTGAACACCGAAACGATGTTCGAGCAGGTATGGGGGCTGGCCGCCCAAGGCAAATGCACGCCCGATGGCGGCCCGCGCCTGATGGACGCCTTGGTGATGATGAACGTGTACAAGGTGTACCTGACCGCCGCCCCGCTCTGGCTGCAGAAGTTCCTCAGCGCGATGGCGGGCTCGATCGCGCCGCTATTCGGCTTCCGGAAGTTCCATCCGCGGCTCAGTCCCGATGGACCGGCCGGTGTGGCCGTATGA
- a CDS encoding proline dehydrogenase family protein gives MPHPAGTATEAPQALPDPGDTRIAFADKSDADLWRATWLFRIIGTPWLSAFGQRMSQAALSLRLPVKGMIKATIFKQFCGGETIEESLRTAEKLARSGIGTILDHSVEGQDDEVALDDTVREVLRTIAVAKERRDIPFCVFKPTGISRTELLAEVSAGKTLDASEEAEWHRVRSRMTRLCDAAVEAGIPLLVDAEESWLQPAIDTLVEEMMARCNRERAIVWNTVQLYRHDRLAYLKGCHERARAAGHHIGLKLVRGAYMEKERARAAEHGYPSPIHVDKHAVDRDYDAALTYCLEQVGSIAFMAGTHNEKSSQLLARLMHDRGLRHDDRRIWFAQLLGMSDNISYNFAATGYNVAKYVPYGPVREVLPYLIRRAAENTSVKGQTGRELGLLLAERRRRKG, from the coding sequence ATGCCGCACCCCGCAGGCACCGCCACCGAAGCCCCGCAGGCCCTGCCCGATCCAGGCGATACCCGCATCGCCTTCGCCGACAAGAGCGACGCCGACCTCTGGCGCGCCACCTGGCTGTTCCGCATCATCGGCACGCCCTGGCTTTCCGCCTTCGGCCAGCGCATGTCGCAGGCGGCCCTTTCCCTGCGTCTGCCCGTGAAAGGCATGATCAAGGCCACCATCTTCAAGCAGTTCTGCGGCGGGGAGACCATCGAGGAAAGCCTCCGCACGGCGGAGAAGTTGGCGCGCAGCGGCATCGGCACCATCCTGGACCATAGCGTGGAGGGACAGGATGATGAGGTCGCGCTGGACGACACGGTGCGCGAGGTGCTGCGGACGATCGCCGTGGCGAAGGAGCGGCGCGACATCCCCTTCTGCGTTTTCAAACCCACGGGCATCAGCCGCACGGAACTGCTGGCCGAGGTGAGCGCGGGCAAGACCTTGGACGCCTCGGAGGAAGCCGAATGGCACCGTGTGCGCTCCCGGATGACGCGCCTGTGCGATGCGGCGGTGGAAGCTGGCATCCCCCTGCTGGTGGATGCCGAGGAGAGTTGGCTGCAACCGGCGATAGACACGCTGGTGGAGGAGATGATGGCGCGCTGCAACCGCGAACGCGCGATCGTATGGAACACCGTGCAACTGTACCGCCACGACCGGCTGGCCTATCTGAAAGGCTGCCACGAACGCGCGCGCGCCGCAGGGCACCACATCGGCCTGAAACTGGTGCGCGGCGCCTACATGGAAAAGGAACGTGCGCGCGCCGCGGAACACGGCTACCCCTCACCCATCCATGTGGACAAGCACGCCGTGGACCGCGACTACGATGCGGCCCTCACCTACTGCCTGGAGCAGGTGGGCAGTATCGCCTTCATGGCGGGCACGCACAACGAGAAGAGTTCACAACTCCTGGCCCGCCTGATGCACGATCGCGGTCTGCGGCATGATGACCGCCGCATCTGGTTCGCACAGCTGCTGGGCATGAGCGACAACATCAGCTACAACTTCGCGGCCACCGGCTACAACGTGGCCAAGTACGTGCCCTATGGCCCGGTGCGCGAGGTGCTGCCCTACCTCATTCGCCGCGCGGCCGAGAACACCAGCGTGAAGGGCCAGACCGGCCGCGAACTGGGCCTGCTGCTGGCGGAACGGCGGCGCAGGAAGGGTTGA